In Paenibacillus sonchi, a single genomic region encodes these proteins:
- a CDS encoding Stp1/IreP family PP2C-type Ser/Thr phosphatase, whose amino-acid sequence MIRTVHASDVGRVRTVNEDSVWIGVTQNGYTLGIIADGMGGHLAGDTASRLALETMKNALYGLQPDLPEEELQHALSAAIYEANHAVHNEASSDEKYHNMGTTVVAVLLKGEAGYIGHIGDSRAYLIKDGAAVQLTEDHTLVNELFKNGQISLEELDNHPRRNVLTRALGTDAEVTADLAPVRLEPGELLLLCSDGLSNFVSQEHLGKVAGIQEISLEERADRLLQLALLAGGGDNISVAMLEHQGEAAVPETKEWDR is encoded by the coding sequence TTGATCAGAACAGTTCATGCCAGCGACGTTGGCCGGGTTCGTACTGTCAATGAGGATTCCGTCTGGATCGGCGTGACCCAAAACGGCTATACCCTCGGCATTATCGCTGATGGAATGGGCGGACATCTGGCTGGCGACACCGCAAGCCGTCTTGCTCTGGAGACCATGAAGAATGCCCTGTACGGGCTTCAGCCTGATCTGCCGGAGGAAGAGCTGCAGCATGCGCTGTCTGCCGCCATATATGAAGCTAACCATGCAGTCCACAATGAGGCATCAAGTGACGAGAAGTACCATAATATGGGTACAACAGTCGTTGCTGTGCTGCTTAAGGGGGAAGCCGGATATATCGGCCACATCGGGGACAGCAGAGCCTATTTGATCAAGGATGGTGCAGCCGTCCAGTTAACCGAGGATCATACGCTGGTCAATGAGCTGTTCAAGAACGGCCAGATCAGCCTGGAGGAGCTTGATAACCACCCGCGCCGCAATGTTCTGACCAGGGCGCTGGGGACGGATGCCGAGGTAACGGCTGATCTGGCGCCTGTGCGTCTGGAACCGGGGGAGCTTCTGCTTCTATGCAGTGACGGCCTCAGCAATTTTGTCAGCCAGGAGCATTTGGGGAAAGTGGCAGGGATACAGGAGATATCCTTAGAGGAACGGGCGGACCGTTTACTTCAGCTGGCTTTGCTGGCAGGCGGCGGCGATAATATAAGTGTCGCTATGTTAGAACATCAAGGAGAGGCCGCTGTGCCCGAGACAAAGGAGTGGGATAGATGA
- the rlmN gene encoding 23S rRNA (adenine(2503)-C(2))-methyltransferase RlmN, with protein MKPLIYDFSLEELQQWAKDNGEPAFRGGQIFDWLYVKRVNDFEAMSNLSKALRAKLDEQFRIAALTEITKLESKDGTVKFLFGLHDDHAIETVIMKHNYGNSVCVTTQVGCRIGCTFCASTLGGLKRDLTAGEIVAQVVRSQQILDARGERVSSIVIMGTGEPFENYDATMRFLRLMIHEKGLNIGQRHITVSTSGIVPNIYKFADEDTQINLAISIHAPNDALRSKLMPVNRRYPFDDVIESLRYYQAKTGRRISFEYALIGGVNDQKEHAEELAGVLKTMLCHVNLIPVNHVPERKYVRTSRNDIFEFQRILADHGVNVTIRREQGHDIAAACGQLRAKHMEKLG; from the coding sequence ATGAAACCTTTAATATATGATTTTTCTCTGGAAGAGTTGCAGCAGTGGGCTAAGGACAACGGTGAGCCCGCTTTTCGCGGCGGGCAGATTTTTGACTGGCTGTATGTCAAGCGGGTCAATGATTTCGAAGCGATGAGCAACTTGTCCAAGGCGCTGCGCGCCAAGCTGGATGAACAGTTCCGCATAGCGGCGCTGACTGAGATTACCAAGCTGGAGTCCAAGGACGGCACCGTGAAATTCCTGTTCGGCCTGCATGATGATCACGCGATCGAGACTGTTATTATGAAGCACAATTATGGCAACAGCGTCTGTGTAACGACACAGGTTGGCTGCCGGATCGGGTGCACCTTCTGCGCCTCTACACTCGGCGGTCTTAAACGCGATCTGACCGCTGGCGAGATTGTGGCCCAAGTGGTTCGCTCCCAGCAGATTCTGGATGCCCGCGGCGAGCGGGTCAGCAGCATTGTCATTATGGGCACGGGCGAACCCTTTGAGAATTATGACGCGACTATGCGGTTCCTGCGTCTGATGATCCATGAGAAAGGCCTGAATATCGGACAACGGCATATCACGGTTTCCACCAGCGGGATTGTGCCGAACATCTATAAATTTGCTGACGAGGATACCCAGATCAATCTGGCGATCTCGATCCACGCACCCAATGATGCGCTGCGTTCCAAGCTGATGCCGGTGAACCGCCGGTATCCTTTTGATGATGTGATTGAATCCCTGCGGTACTATCAGGCTAAGACCGGCCGCCGGATCAGCTTTGAATATGCCCTGATCGGCGGCGTGAATGACCAGAAAGAACATGCGGAAGAACTAGCCGGGGTGCTTAAGACCATGCTCTGCCACGTGAATCTGATTCCCGTGAATCATGTGCCTGAGCGCAAGTATGTACGGACTTCCCGCAATGATATTTTTGAATTTCAGCGTATTCTGGCCGACCATGGTGTAAATGTAACCATCCGCCGTGAGCAGGGCCATGATATAGCGGCCGCATGCGGACAGCTGCGTGCCAAACACATGGAGAAGTTGGGGTGA
- the rsmB gene encoding 16S rRNA (cytosine(967)-C(5))-methyltransferase RsmB, translated as MQPDGGRNGAGAPGARPAGGSARKGTAGKPARSGAAGTRAAESAREAALDILVRVEQQGAYSNLLLNSSLQKTALSREDAGLATELVYGSISRLLTLDYVLDGFVSKGIAKLQPWVRNLLRLSLYQIMYLDRIPSHAAVNEAVNIAKKRGHQGISGMVNGVLRSVLRAGELPVLPENLSPEQRISTLHSHPLWMVKQWAAEYGLDAAEAMCAANNEPPAASVRVNLTMISRDALLEQMLEAGLAASPSLVSPYGIVVKGGGNLALTSWYRDGYLSVQDESSMLVAEAVAPEPGMRVLDCCAAPGGKSAHMGELMKDEGYIYANDLHPHKARLIADQAQRLGLECIATGSTDALRLAQTFEPESFDRILLDAPCSGLGVIRRKPDLKWRKQPEDVASVAALQAELLQSVSRLLKPGGILVYSTCTTEQAENSSVIAEFLGNNPGFTSATFTSPVWKRLEETALAAGEGLQLLPQHYGSDGFYISRLQRLF; from the coding sequence ATGCAGCCGGACGGCGGCAGGAACGGTGCAGGAGCACCTGGAGCACGCCCGGCAGGCGGCAGTGCAAGAAAAGGAACCGCAGGCAAGCCTGCCCGGTCTGGTGCCGCAGGTACCCGGGCAGCCGAATCTGCCCGGGAAGCGGCGCTCGATATTCTTGTCCGTGTCGAGCAGCAGGGAGCCTACAGCAATCTTCTGCTGAACAGCAGCCTGCAAAAGACTGCACTCAGCCGCGAGGATGCAGGGCTTGCCACGGAGCTGGTGTATGGCAGCATCTCCCGGCTCCTTACCCTGGATTATGTACTGGACGGGTTCGTCAGCAAAGGCATTGCCAAGCTTCAGCCCTGGGTCCGCAATTTGCTGCGCTTAAGCTTGTATCAGATCATGTATCTCGACCGGATTCCCTCTCATGCCGCCGTTAACGAGGCGGTCAATATCGCCAAGAAACGCGGACATCAGGGAATATCGGGAATGGTGAATGGTGTACTTCGCAGCGTGCTGCGTGCCGGGGAGCTTCCGGTATTGCCGGAGAACCTCAGCCCCGAGCAGCGGATTTCTACCCTCCATTCCCATCCCTTGTGGATGGTGAAGCAATGGGCTGCGGAGTATGGATTGGATGCCGCCGAAGCAATGTGCGCTGCGAACAATGAGCCTCCGGCGGCCAGTGTGCGTGTGAATCTGACAATGATCAGCCGTGATGCGCTGCTGGAACAGATGCTTGAAGCTGGACTTGCAGCTTCGCCTTCGCTGGTGAGCCCCTACGGCATTGTGGTCAAAGGCGGCGGCAATCTGGCGCTGACCTCCTGGTACCGGGACGGTTATTTGTCCGTACAGGATGAGAGCTCCATGCTGGTGGCTGAAGCGGTGGCGCCTGAGCCAGGCATGAGAGTGCTTGACTGCTGCGCCGCACCGGGCGGCAAAAGCGCCCACATGGGCGAACTGATGAAGGACGAAGGATATATCTATGCAAATGATCTGCATCCCCACAAAGCCCGGCTGATTGCAGATCAGGCGCAGCGGCTTGGCCTGGAGTGTATTGCCACAGGCAGCACTGATGCGCTCCGGCTGGCCCAGACATTTGAACCGGAGTCGTTTGACCGGATTCTGCTTGATGCCCCCTGCTCAGGACTTGGGGTCATCCGCCGCAAGCCCGATTTGAAATGGCGCAAACAACCGGAGGATGTAGCCAGTGTGGCTGCTCTTCAGGCGGAGCTGCTGCAATCGGTGTCCCGGCTGCTTAAGCCCGGCGGCATTCTGGTTTATAGCACCTGCACTACAGAGCAGGCCGAAAACAGCAGCGTAATCGCAGAATTTCTCGGGAACAATCCCGGGTTTACTTCTGCAACCTTCACTTCTCCGGTATGGAAAAGATTGGAGGAAACCGCACTTGCGGCAGGAGAAGGGCTTCAGCTGCTGCCGCAGCATTACGGCAGTGACGGCTTCTACATTTCCAGGCTGCAAAGACTCTTTTAA
- the def gene encoding peptide deformylase has product MAIRLIVKEPDEVLHKTAKTVTKITPNVQKLLDDMADTMYDAEGVGLAAPQVGILKRLIVVDADEEHGLIKLINPEIVSMEGEQFGPEGCLSIPGLNGDVRRAETVTVRGLDREGNEVTITGSGLLGRAFQHEIDHLNGVLFTDIAEKVYEYTAERSETGE; this is encoded by the coding sequence ATGGCTATAAGGCTGATCGTGAAAGAACCGGATGAGGTGCTGCATAAGACAGCTAAGACGGTGACGAAGATAACCCCCAATGTTCAAAAGCTGCTGGATGACATGGCGGATACCATGTATGACGCGGAAGGGGTTGGGCTGGCTGCGCCGCAGGTCGGTATTTTGAAACGGCTGATCGTCGTGGATGCCGATGAGGAGCATGGATTGATCAAGCTGATCAATCCGGAAATTGTCAGCATGGAAGGCGAACAGTTCGGGCCGGAGGGATGCCTGAGCATTCCCGGTCTGAATGGTGATGTGCGCCGTGCCGAGACGGTAACCGTGCGTGGGCTGGACCGTGAAGGCAACGAAGTGACGATTACCGGAAGCGGCCTGCTGGGCCGGGCATTTCAGCACGAGATTGACCATCTTAACGGGGTGCTGTTCACGGATATCGCCGAGAAGGTATATGAGTATACCGCTGAGCGCAGCGAAACTGGGGAGTGA
- the priA gene encoding primosomal protein N', with protein sequence MEIAKVIVDVPVRSTDRPFDYLIPDPLKLWIEVGSRVAVPFGHRTVQGFVVSLESGETGTVSGMKPIQEVLDLLPPLSPELVELGDWMSQRYACRRISALQAMLPTALKGKAERLITLGDAADEGNTTADELFPLFLETDQEENRISEFVGRHGEVSMKLLTRTFPHAAETVKFMLRRGVLAESQSIKDKMGKKKLKAVDLAIGLAAARESLAGFPARSARQKEVLSFLIDMEAMLPMPMKDILSILQVTAGTVKALEDKGFIEISEIEVYRDPYRGRDFKPSTPLPLTEEQETVYNRIAATVDEQRHEVFLLHGVTGSGKTEIYLQCIQRCVDQGRQAVVLVPEIALTPQMVERFKGRFGSGVAVMHSRLSVGERYDEWRKIREGKASVAVGARSAVFAPFVSLGLIIMDEEHESSYKQEENPKYHARDVAVRRAEQAGAAVILGSATPSLESYHAARSQSDIHFSPVLLNMPSRALGNELPKVHVTDMREELKEGNRSMFSRRLHAALESRLERGEQTVLLLNRRGFSTFVMCRSCGYVAGCPDCDISLTYHSRSDNLRCHYCGHAEPAPKLCPECGSEHIRFFGTGTQRVEEELGKLFPGIRVIRMDVDTTTEKGSHEKLLNQFRDKKADVLLGTQMVAKGLDFPDVTLVGVITADSALNLPDFRAAEKTFQLLTQVAGRAGRHQLPGEVVVQSYTPEHYSIVHASGHDYHSFVREELKHRRELHYPPYCRLILVTLSHEQLPVLLRLAENYALNLQGKARQLRWFGSLDKLSSDALDLLGPVASPLPRLKGRYRFQCIIKWRGSIDAIGLARQVAEELEDSVRDTGLQISLDVDPQMLM encoded by the coding sequence ATGGAGATAGCCAAGGTCATTGTCGATGTTCCTGTGCGCAGCACTGACCGGCCGTTTGATTATTTGATACCAGACCCGCTTAAACTATGGATCGAGGTGGGAAGCCGGGTAGCAGTGCCCTTTGGGCACCGTACGGTGCAGGGGTTTGTGGTATCCCTGGAATCCGGGGAGACAGGTACAGTATCAGGGATGAAGCCGATACAGGAAGTGCTGGATCTGCTTCCCCCGCTGTCCCCGGAGCTGGTCGAGCTGGGGGATTGGATGAGCCAAAGATACGCCTGCAGACGGATATCCGCACTTCAGGCGATGCTTCCTACGGCTCTCAAAGGCAAGGCTGAACGGCTGATAACGCTCGGCGATGCGGCGGATGAAGGGAACACCACCGCTGATGAGCTGTTCCCGCTGTTCCTGGAGACGGATCAGGAGGAGAACCGGATTTCAGAATTTGTCGGACGCCATGGAGAAGTCTCCATGAAGCTGCTGACCCGGACCTTCCCCCACGCAGCGGAGACGGTGAAGTTTATGCTCCGCCGCGGCGTATTGGCCGAGAGCCAGTCGATTAAGGACAAGATGGGCAAAAAGAAGCTGAAGGCGGTTGATTTGGCTATAGGGCTCGCGGCGGCCCGCGAATCCCTTGCCGGATTCCCCGCGCGTTCGGCCCGCCAAAAAGAAGTGCTGTCTTTCCTGATTGACATGGAGGCGATGCTTCCGATGCCGATGAAGGATATTTTATCCATTCTGCAGGTCACGGCAGGGACGGTAAAAGCCCTGGAGGACAAGGGTTTTATTGAGATTAGCGAGATTGAGGTATACCGGGACCCTTACCGGGGGCGTGATTTCAAGCCCAGTACACCGCTGCCGCTGACAGAAGAGCAGGAAACTGTATATAACAGAATTGCCGCGACTGTGGATGAGCAGCGGCATGAGGTGTTTTTGCTGCATGGAGTTACCGGAAGCGGCAAGACAGAAATCTATCTTCAGTGTATCCAGCGCTGCGTGGATCAAGGGCGGCAGGCGGTGGTGCTTGTGCCCGAGATTGCTCTCACGCCGCAGATGGTCGAGCGGTTCAAAGGCCGCTTTGGGAGTGGAGTCGCTGTGATGCACAGCCGGTTGTCTGTGGGCGAGCGGTATGACGAATGGCGCAAAATCCGCGAAGGTAAAGCATCGGTGGCTGTAGGCGCCCGTTCCGCGGTTTTTGCTCCGTTCGTGAGTCTGGGCCTCATCATCATGGATGAAGAGCATGAATCCTCTTATAAGCAGGAGGAGAATCCGAAATACCATGCGCGTGATGTTGCGGTCCGCCGTGCAGAGCAGGCTGGAGCTGCGGTGATCCTTGGCTCCGCCACTCCTTCACTGGAGAGCTATCATGCGGCCAGGTCGCAGAGCGATATTCATTTCTCGCCAGTCCTGCTGAACATGCCCAGCCGTGCACTGGGCAATGAATTGCCCAAGGTGCATGTGACAGACATGCGGGAGGAACTGAAGGAAGGGAACCGTTCGATGTTCAGCCGCCGGCTCCATGCGGCTCTGGAGAGCCGGCTGGAACGCGGGGAGCAGACGGTGCTCCTGCTGAACCGCAGAGGTTTTTCCACCTTTGTGATGTGCCGCAGCTGCGGTTATGTGGCGGGCTGTCCCGATTGTGACATCTCGCTGACGTATCACAGCCGCAGCGATAATCTCCGCTGCCACTACTGCGGCCATGCGGAACCGGCGCCTAAGCTGTGTCCGGAATGCGGAAGCGAGCATATCCGTTTTTTTGGTACAGGCACCCAGCGGGTTGAAGAAGAGCTCGGCAAGCTGTTTCCCGGCATCCGTGTCATTCGAATGGATGTGGACACGACCACGGAGAAGGGTTCACACGAGAAGCTGCTGAACCAGTTCAGGGACAAAAAAGCCGATGTGCTGCTGGGCACGCAAATGGTAGCCAAAGGGCTGGACTTTCCAGACGTTACTCTGGTGGGAGTGATTACTGCCGATTCTGCGCTGAACCTGCCGGACTTCCGGGCGGCGGAAAAAACCTTCCAGCTGCTGACGCAGGTTGCCGGCAGAGCCGGACGCCATCAGCTTCCCGGCGAGGTGGTTGTGCAGTCCTATACCCCGGAGCATTATTCCATCGTTCATGCCAGCGGGCATGATTACCACTCTTTTGTACGGGAAGAGCTGAAGCACCGCCGGGAATTGCATTACCCTCCGTATTGCCGGCTGATTCTAGTCACGCTTTCTCATGAACAGCTGCCGGTGCTGCTGCGTTTGGCGGAGAATTACGCGCTGAACCTGCAGGGCAAAGCACGGCAGCTGCGCTGGTTCGGCAGCCTGGACAAGCTGTCCTCCGATGCGCTCGATCTGCTCGGTCCTGTCGCATCCCCGCTTCCACGGCTAAAAGGCCGGTACCGGTTCCAATGTATCATCAAGTGGCGCGGCTCCATTGATGCCATCGGCCTGGCCCGCCAGGTGGCGGAAGAGCTGGAGGATTCGGTTCGCGATACCGGACTGCAGATCAGTCTGGATGTAGATCCGCAAATGTTGATGTAA
- the coaBC gene encoding bifunctional phosphopantothenoylcysteine decarboxylase/phosphopantothenate--cysteine ligase CoaBC: protein MKSLQGKTIILGITGGIAAYKGAALTSKLTQKGATVHVIMTASAKQFITELTLQSLSKQRVYSDTFQERDPSSISHIDLADSADLVLVAPATANIIAKMAHGLADDMLSTTLLAATAPVMVAPAMNVHMYQHPAVMDNINTLYKRGVKFIEPGEGQLACGYVGKGRLEEPEKIVEVVEQFFAQQDSAANGPLAGKKVVITAGGTIERIDPVRYITNDSSGKMGFALSRAARAMGAEVTLIAARTDEAPPQDPEIRVVRVESAADMYEAVLNAWQDCDILVKAAAVSDYRPRQSAESKIKKSGDTLSLELVKTTDILENLGKHKDKQFLIGFAAETGNAEFYARDKLIRKNLDLIVANDVTMEGAGFGTDTNIVSVYDAEGLVLDLPQTSKDEVASKLLQLAAKRISGAQL, encoded by the coding sequence TTGAAGAGCTTACAGGGCAAAACGATTATTTTGGGGATTACCGGCGGGATTGCTGCCTATAAAGGCGCGGCCTTGACCAGCAAGCTTACACAAAAAGGGGCCACGGTGCATGTGATTATGACCGCCTCGGCCAAGCAGTTCATTACAGAGCTGACACTGCAGTCCTTATCCAAGCAGCGTGTATACAGCGATACCTTTCAGGAGCGCGATCCGTCTTCGATTTCGCATATTGATCTGGCGGATTCCGCCGATCTTGTACTTGTAGCACCGGCGACAGCCAATATTATCGCCAAAATGGCCCACGGCCTGGCGGATGACATGCTGTCCACCACGCTGCTGGCGGCTACAGCTCCGGTGATGGTGGCGCCTGCCATGAATGTGCACATGTATCAGCATCCCGCGGTGATGGACAACATCAACACGCTGTATAAGCGGGGAGTGAAATTCATAGAGCCGGGTGAAGGCCAGCTGGCCTGCGGTTATGTAGGCAAAGGGCGGCTGGAGGAGCCGGAAAAGATTGTAGAGGTGGTAGAACAGTTTTTTGCTCAGCAGGACAGTGCGGCAAATGGGCCGCTCGCCGGTAAAAAAGTGGTAATTACTGCAGGCGGAACGATCGAGCGCATTGACCCGGTCCGCTATATTACCAATGATTCCTCCGGCAAAATGGGCTTCGCCCTATCGCGTGCAGCGCGTGCAATGGGAGCAGAGGTCACCCTCATCGCTGCGCGCACCGATGAAGCGCCTCCTCAGGACCCGGAGATTCGCGTGGTCCGGGTTGAATCGGCTGCGGACATGTATGAAGCCGTACTGAACGCCTGGCAGGATTGCGATATTCTGGTCAAGGCTGCGGCTGTGTCGGATTACCGCCCGCGGCAGAGTGCGGAATCCAAGATTAAGAAGAGCGGAGATACGCTGAGCCTTGAACTGGTGAAAACAACAGACATACTGGAGAATCTGGGGAAACACAAGGATAAGCAGTTTCTCATCGGTTTTGCGGCTGAAACAGGCAATGCCGAATTTTATGCCAGGGACAAGCTGATCCGCAAAAATCTGGATTTGATTGTTGCCAACGACGTTACCATGGAAGGTGCCGGATTCGGTACAGACACTAATATTGTATCCGTCTATGATGCAGAAGGACTGGTGCTTGATCTGCCGCAGACTTCCAAGGATGAGGTAGCAAGTAAGCTGCTGCAGCTGGCGGCCAAACGTATTTCCGGAGCGCAATTATAA
- the rpoZ gene encoding DNA-directed RNA polymerase subunit omega, producing the protein MLYPSIDEMMTKVDSKYSLVVAAARRARVLREGGKTEIKAPRSHKFVGVALEEVFEDRITVTRGEE; encoded by the coding sequence GTGCTATATCCATCCATTGACGAAATGATGACCAAAGTTGACAGCAAGTATTCCCTGGTGGTTGCTGCAGCCCGCCGGGCGAGAGTGCTCCGGGAAGGCGGCAAGACCGAGATCAAAGCTCCAAGATCGCACAAGTTCGTTGGTGTTGCCCTGGAGGAAGTTTTTGAAGACCGTATCACAGTAACCCGCGGCGAAGAGTAG
- the remA gene encoding extracellular matrix/biofilm regulator RemA — MAIKLINIGFGNIVSANRIISIVSPESAPIKRIIQEARDRHMLIDATYGRRTRAVIITDSDHVILSAVQPETVAHRLSSKDDDNDE, encoded by the coding sequence ATGGCAATTAAATTAATCAACATCGGCTTTGGGAATATTGTATCGGCCAACCGTATTATTTCCATTGTCAGCCCGGAATCAGCACCAATCAAACGTATTATCCAAGAGGCGAGAGACCGGCATATGCTGATCGATGCAACTTACGGCCGCCGGACGCGGGCCGTCATCATTACGGACAGCGATCATGTCATTCTTTCGGCCGTGCAGCCGGAGACTGTGGCGCACCGCCTGTCCAGCAAAGATGACGATAACGACGAATAA
- a CDS encoding YicC/YloC family endoribonuclease gives MSFSMTGYGQSSLQFGGYKIMFEVKSVNNRYCEVVLRMPRDWTVYEDMLRRQVQAHIKRGRVDVIINREHADEADSTQVLNRSAVRSYLKSAQQLKEEFGISGELQLRDILALPGVMELKEDVHALASSQDLKDTLELGLNQSLEALMDMRAREGGFLAADLLGRLNHLEELHAEMAGLAPVVVSEYREKLRQRLTLLNDGTFPFEEHKFGMEMAIFADRCNIDEELTRLYSHFEQCKAVLTSSEAAGRKLDFLVQEMNRETNTIGSKCNHLTLVNLTLDMKAELEKIREQAANLE, from the coding sequence TTGTCATTTAGCATGACCGGATACGGTCAATCATCCCTGCAATTCGGCGGTTACAAGATAATGTTCGAAGTCAAATCGGTGAATAACCGTTACTGCGAAGTTGTGCTGCGGATGCCCCGGGATTGGACAGTTTATGAGGATATGCTGCGAAGACAGGTTCAAGCTCATATCAAACGGGGACGGGTTGATGTCATCATTAACAGGGAGCATGCCGATGAGGCCGATTCCACACAGGTGCTGAACCGTTCGGCGGTACGTTCTTATTTGAAGTCGGCACAGCAGCTGAAGGAAGAATTTGGAATCTCCGGTGAGCTCCAGCTTCGCGACATCCTCGCTCTGCCGGGTGTAATGGAACTCAAGGAGGATGTACATGCATTAGCCTCATCCCAGGACCTCAAGGATACCCTTGAACTTGGGCTGAACCAGAGTCTGGAAGCGCTGATGGACATGCGCGCCCGTGAAGGCGGATTTCTAGCCGCTGACCTGCTGGGGAGACTGAATCATTTGGAGGAGCTCCATGCTGAAATGGCTGGACTGGCTCCTGTTGTGGTGAGCGAGTACCGCGAGAAACTGCGGCAGCGGCTGACCTTGCTGAATGACGGTACGTTCCCTTTTGAAGAGCATAAATTCGGAATGGAAATGGCTATTTTTGCCGACCGCTGTAATATTGATGAAGAGCTTACCCGGTTGTACAGTCATTTTGAACAATGCAAGGCTGTGCTGACAAGCAGTGAGGCTGCAGGACGCAAGCTGGATTTTCTCGTTCAGGAGATGAACAGGGAGACAAATACTATAGGGTCCAAATGCAATCATCTCACTCTGGTGAACCTGACGCTGGATATGAAGGCCGAGCTGGAGAAGATACGTGAGCAAGCAGCGAACCTGGAATGA
- a CDS encoding GerAB/ArcD/ProY family transporter, whose amino-acid sequence MGTVKIGMIQFFSITLLFELGTALVVNLGMAAGRDAWLTILIGCAGGIGLFAGYAYLYRKYPGLSFTAYTRKLLGKYIGTPVALIYVIFYINLAARDLRDGSTMLAMATMHNTPLFILSMLMILSSAYVLHKGFEVLTRTSLVFLLLVLLIGIFSTLMLMFSGSINLNRLLPVLEDGAEPVIRSVLHQNYMFPFGEMIAFTMLMPFLSNVKKGPWVIAGAMLVSALMLSFTMALNISVLGADIVERSPLPLMPTISKISISDFIQRVDIFVVMVLIIGVFFKISVFFAAALIGISDLFGVPYRRMLYPCTLIILFTSMLDARSFTEHLDEGGRLLYTVYPFLIIAIPAVLILVSVVKSYFSASRPG is encoded by the coding sequence ATGGGAACAGTTAAAATCGGGATGATCCAGTTTTTCAGCATTACCCTGCTGTTTGAACTGGGAACGGCGCTGGTTGTTAATCTGGGCATGGCAGCCGGCAGGGATGCATGGCTCACTATTCTTATCGGCTGTGCGGGAGGTATTGGCTTGTTCGCAGGATACGCTTATTTGTACAGAAAGTACCCCGGGCTGTCTTTTACAGCCTATACCCGGAAGCTGCTGGGCAAATATATCGGGACCCCCGTAGCGTTGATATATGTTATTTTTTATATCAATCTGGCCGCCCGGGATTTGCGTGACGGCAGTACAATGCTTGCCATGGCTACCATGCATAACACCCCGTTGTTCATTCTCAGCATGCTGATGATTCTTTCAAGCGCCTACGTTCTGCATAAAGGGTTTGAAGTGCTGACCCGGACATCCCTGGTTTTTCTGCTCCTGGTCCTGCTGATCGGCATATTCAGCACCCTTATGCTGATGTTCTCGGGATCTATTAATTTGAACCGGCTTCTGCCGGTGCTGGAGGATGGGGCAGAACCTGTAATCCGTTCAGTACTGCATCAGAACTATATGTTCCCCTTTGGCGAAATGATCGCTTTTACCATGCTCATGCCTTTTCTCTCTAATGTAAAAAAAGGCCCCTGGGTCATCGCCGGAGCGATGCTGGTTTCCGCACTGATGCTGAGCTTTACGATGGCTCTGAACATCTCTGTGCTTGGGGCGGATATTGTGGAGCGCTCCCCTCTGCCGCTGATGCCTACGATCAGCAAAATATCAATTTCGGACTTTATCCAGCGTGTGGATATTTTTGTGGTTATGGTGCTGATCATCGGCGTGTTTTTTAAAATTTCTGTGTTTTTCGCTGCGGCTCTGATCGGGATATCTGACCTCTTCGGCGTCCCTTACCGCAGAATGCTCTATCCCTGCACCCTGATTATTTTGTTTACCTCTATGCTGGATGCCCGCAGCTTTACTGAGCATCTGGATGAGGGAGGGAGACTGCTGTATACCGTGTATCCGTTTCTCATAATTGCGATACCGGCTGTTCTGATCCTCGTCTCGGTAGTGAAAAGCTATTTCTCGGCTTCCCGGCCGGGCTGA